Proteins encoded by one window of Salicibibacter halophilus:
- the thpD gene encoding ectoine hydroxylase has protein sequence MRTDFYPSRVGSEAKLIKREDPVIHNRGKFDGPLNASDLDAYEENGFLMLNDVFSEDEVDIMAEQLKRTLENAKGEKSDTVVTEPEGDEVRSIFEVHKNNDFFSKLASNEHIVKAARQLLGSDVYINQSRINFKPGFSGKEFYWHSDFETWHVEDGMPKPRAVSCSIILTDNYEYNGPLMLIPGSHNWFVSCPGETPENNYEQSLQKQELGIPDKESLTQLFEKAGKRIETATGKAGMVLFFESNTMHGSAGNISPLPRSNAFFVFNSIQNQLEEPFSNASKRPEFLANREGIKPIDPQPTFEKEKVTT, from the coding sequence ATGCGTACAGATTTTTATCCGTCTAGGGTAGGCAGTGAGGCTAAACTAATCAAGCGTGAAGATCCGGTCATTCATAATCGAGGAAAGTTTGATGGACCGCTTAACGCTTCCGATCTCGACGCGTATGAGGAAAACGGTTTTCTCATGTTGAACGATGTGTTTTCGGAAGATGAAGTGGATATTATGGCAGAACAACTGAAACGAACATTAGAAAATGCTAAAGGGGAAAAATCGGATACGGTCGTTACTGAGCCGGAAGGCGATGAAGTCCGATCCATTTTCGAAGTGCACAAGAATAATGATTTCTTCAGTAAACTGGCTTCCAATGAACACATTGTAAAAGCCGCGCGTCAACTGCTCGGCAGTGACGTATACATCAACCAATCCCGTATTAACTTCAAGCCGGGTTTTAGCGGCAAAGAGTTTTATTGGCATTCGGATTTTGAAACATGGCACGTGGAAGATGGAATGCCGAAGCCGAGAGCAGTAAGTTGCTCTATTATATTAACCGACAATTACGAATATAATGGACCTTTAATGCTTATCCCCGGCTCCCATAACTGGTTTGTGTCTTGCCCGGGTGAAACGCCGGAGAACAATTACGAACAATCCTTGCAGAAACAGGAGCTCGGTATTCCTGATAAAGAGAGTTTGACGCAGCTGTTTGAAAAAGCCGGGAAACGTATTGAAACGGCTACCGGGAAAGCGGGCATGGTCCTGTTTTTCGAAAGTAACACCATGCACGGGTCCGCCGGCAACATTTCCCCATTACCGAGAAGCAATGCGTTTTTCGTTTTTAACTCTATCCAAAACCAATTGGAAGAACCATTCAGCAACGCTTCGAAACGACCGGAATTCCTTGCAAACCGAGAAGGTATTAAACCGATCGACCCCCAACCTACTTTCGAAAAAGAAAAAGTGACAACGTAA
- a CDS encoding IS4 family transposase, with protein MDKDTTTTTFKEALHPLNITKILQEFLGLDRYVKKFTFEKWVALMIFAQIEQIPSGKQLALKLNNKEELQKCLNLSSISASQLSRRSRTIDSDVNQALFTDVVSRMKREIHPRDRLQVMSPIYLVDASIIPLCLSLCRWATYRPKQGKGGLKIHMKVACLPDGTAPEDAVLKPAIHADRTEMNELITEEGALYLFDRGYNDYEAFDRYCDPDINIRFITRVKSNAVFDVIEELPVNPDGPITRHARIRLGGGKKKMKHPLRLIETHDSEGNLIQLITNDKAYETEDLGELYRKRWHIELFFKWAKQHLQIQSFYGTSPNAVYNQIWMALITYCLLRLLQARTGCTQSLFHLLLCVRDNCFKPFQELVKHLHRKPTRTSKGRQRSDPEREFRRFVELVEKEGMESAEALYADIHCG; from the coding sequence ATGGACAAGGATACCACAACAACCACATTTAAAGAAGCCTTACACCCATTAAATATCACGAAGATATTGCAGGAATTTTTAGGCTTAGATCGATACGTTAAGAAATTTACGTTTGAAAAATGGGTCGCTTTGATGATTTTTGCCCAGATTGAGCAAATTCCGAGCGGCAAGCAGTTAGCGTTAAAACTCAACAACAAGGAAGAACTCCAAAAATGCTTGAATCTTTCTTCAATCAGTGCTTCGCAGCTTTCGCGTCGGTCTCGTACCATAGATTCCGATGTTAATCAGGCCTTATTTACCGATGTCGTGAGCCGAATGAAGCGAGAGATTCATCCTCGTGATCGCTTGCAGGTGATGAGCCCCATCTATCTTGTGGATGCTTCAATCATTCCGCTCTGCCTTTCCCTCTGTCGATGGGCGACCTATCGTCCCAAACAGGGAAAGGGCGGCCTGAAAATTCATATGAAGGTGGCTTGTCTTCCGGATGGAACCGCACCAGAGGACGCTGTTCTCAAGCCGGCCATTCATGCCGATCGTACGGAAATGAATGAGCTGATCACGGAAGAAGGCGCTCTGTACTTGTTTGATCGTGGCTACAATGATTATGAAGCCTTTGATCGGTACTGTGACCCGGACATCAATATTCGATTCATCACCCGTGTCAAAAGCAATGCAGTGTTCGATGTGATCGAAGAACTTCCGGTGAATCCGGACGGCCCCATTACCCGTCATGCTCGTATTCGGTTAGGCGGCGGGAAAAAGAAAATGAAGCATCCCCTGCGCTTAATTGAAACGCATGACAGTGAAGGCAATCTCATTCAACTCATCACAAACGACAAAGCGTATGAGACCGAGGACTTAGGCGAGCTTTATCGCAAGCGCTGGCATATTGAACTCTTTTTCAAATGGGCCAAGCAGCACTTACAAATCCAATCGTTTTACGGAACGAGCCCCAATGCTGTGTATAACCAAATTTGGATGGCATTAATCACTTATTGCTTGCTTCGGCTTCTTCAGGCACGGACAGGTTGTACACAATCGCTGTTCCATCTGTTGCTCTGTGTACGGGATAATTGCTTCAAGCCCTTCCAAGAACTGGTGAAACATCTGCATCGCAAGCCTACGCGAACGAGCAAAGGACGGCAACGATCCGACCCTGAAAGGGAATTCCGGCGGTTTGTCGAGCTTGTGGAGAAGGAGGGAATGGAAAGCGCGGAGGCTTTATATGCAGATATTCACTGTGGATAA
- a CDS encoding 50S ribosomal protein L25/general stress protein Ctc, which translates to MAILEANKREDLRRSETRKLRAEGFVPAVLYGKETDSTPVYVPSIAFTKMLRQVGRNGIIDLTINDGSKHQVMVHDLQQDVIKGHNTHIDFFAVDMTSEMDVEVAVNLVGDAPGESEDGVLSHMLYTVSVRALPRDIPEQIDVDVSELNINDSILVGDLTAGQNYEFSSEAEETIVAVLPPTEEEPESEGGDEQEPELVDSEESEDANEDQ; encoded by the coding sequence ATGGCAATATTAGAAGCGAATAAAAGAGAAGATTTGCGTCGTTCCGAAACACGAAAGTTAAGGGCTGAAGGCTTTGTGCCGGCTGTTTTGTATGGAAAGGAAACAGATAGCACACCCGTGTATGTTCCAAGCATTGCATTCACGAAGATGTTGCGTCAGGTAGGGCGGAACGGAATTATTGATTTAACGATCAATGATGGAAGCAAACATCAAGTGATGGTGCATGATTTGCAACAAGATGTTATAAAAGGGCACAACACACACATTGATTTTTTTGCAGTGGATATGACTTCCGAGATGGATGTCGAGGTCGCGGTCAACCTTGTTGGGGACGCACCGGGCGAATCCGAAGACGGAGTGCTTTCCCATATGCTTTATACAGTTTCGGTTCGCGCGCTCCCGAGGGATATTCCGGAACAAATTGATGTTGATGTCAGTGAGCTTAATATTAATGACTCCATCTTAGTGGGCGACTTAACAGCTGGCCAAAACTATGAATTCAGCAGCGAAGCGGAAGAAACGATCGTTGCAGTTCTCCCGCCGACCGAGGAGGAACCTGAATCCGAAGGCGGCGACGAACAAGAGCCTGAACTCGTAGACAGTGAAGAAAGCGAAGACGCAAACGAAGACCAGTAA
- a CDS encoding anti-sigma-F factor Fin codes for MAFYYQCRQCGTEIGTISTSEAKQRDLGFEVLSRREQEEMMQVDQAGHVHVDILCESCHEATALNPELHEQNRWVH; via the coding sequence ATGGCCTTTTATTATCAATGCAGGCAATGTGGAACGGAGATAGGCACCATTTCAACGTCAGAGGCAAAGCAGCGGGATCTTGGGTTTGAGGTCCTCTCTCGGCGAGAGCAAGAAGAAATGATGCAAGTGGATCAAGCGGGTCATGTCCATGTGGACATTCTCTGTGAATCCTGTCATGAGGCAACAGCACTGAACCCCGAGCTTCATGAACAAAATCGTTGGGTTCATTAG
- the pth gene encoding aminoacyl-tRNA hydrolase, whose protein sequence is MKLLVGLGNPGLKYTKTRHNIGFMVMDDLAKELGVKLKKHKTFHGEYNEWTVNGERILLLKPLTYMNRSGQSVRAVMDYFDIDPANILIIYDELDLPVGTVKFRKTGGHGGHNGLRSIIDHAGTKTFNRVRIGIGRPSEGKSVTAHVLDRFNKEERSDMEQVRLDVTKACKTWTENDFDHVMNQYN, encoded by the coding sequence TTGAAATTACTTGTTGGACTCGGCAATCCCGGGTTAAAATATACAAAGACACGCCATAACATTGGGTTTATGGTGATGGATGATCTAGCAAAAGAATTGGGCGTCAAGTTAAAAAAACATAAGACGTTCCATGGTGAATATAATGAATGGACCGTTAACGGGGAACGTATTTTGTTATTAAAACCATTAACGTATATGAATCGATCCGGGCAATCTGTTCGGGCGGTGATGGATTATTTTGACATCGATCCGGCGAATATCCTCATTATTTATGATGAACTTGATTTGCCCGTTGGAACGGTGAAGTTTCGGAAAACAGGCGGACATGGAGGGCACAATGGTCTCCGATCCATTATTGATCATGCGGGGACGAAGACGTTTAACCGCGTGCGAATTGGCATAGGTCGGCCATCCGAAGGGAAATCGGTAACGGCACATGTGCTTGACCGTTTTAACAAAGAAGAGCGTTCGGATATGGAACAAGTGCGACTGGATGTTACAAAAGCTTGCAAAACTTGGACGGAAAACGATTTTGATCACGTCATGAATCAATACAATTAA
- a CDS encoding cysteine hydrolase family protein, translating to MQLSNTALLLIDFINNLDFPEGELLRPQGEEAAKQAKKLKAKVKEQNLPVIYVNDNYGQWKQSFQGIVKFCTDERSKGKKMSETVLPEEDDYFILKPQFSGFFETQLELLLEQLKVQNIILAGVAGDKCIHFTANDAYMRGYSIYVPKDCTASNYEASNSRALFLMEDIMGADTTRSTHMELP from the coding sequence GTGCAGCTATCAAATACAGCGTTACTGCTCATTGATTTTATCAATAATTTAGATTTTCCGGAAGGCGAGCTCCTGCGTCCGCAAGGAGAAGAAGCTGCCAAACAGGCAAAAAAACTGAAGGCAAAAGTGAAGGAACAAAACCTGCCTGTTATTTACGTTAACGATAATTATGGGCAATGGAAACAAAGTTTTCAGGGAATCGTGAAATTTTGTACGGATGAGCGGTCAAAAGGCAAGAAAATGTCGGAAACAGTTTTGCCGGAAGAAGACGATTATTTCATATTGAAGCCCCAGTTTTCCGGATTTTTTGAAACGCAGTTGGAACTGTTGCTCGAACAATTGAAGGTGCAAAACATCATTCTCGCCGGTGTAGCCGGTGATAAATGCATTCATTTCACGGCCAATGATGCTTACATGCGGGGGTATAGCATTTATGTGCCGAAAGATTGTACGGCCTCCAATTATGAAGCATCAAATTCCCGCGCATTGTTTTTGATGGAAGACATTATGGGCGCGGACACGACCAGGTCCACCCACATGGAACTCCCTTAA